CTAACCATGGCATTGAGGATGACCAGAAGCTTCCTCATAGCAGCCGTAATGGCTACTTTATGTACTTTGCCGGCCGTTCTTAGACGGTCATAGAAGGCCTTGATGATGGGGTTAAATCGTATGGCGGCAAGTGTTGCCATGTACAGAACGGTACGGACTGCTGCACGGCCTCCCCATATGGCTCGTTTGCCCTTGTGTTTACCACTGTCCCGGTTATATGGGCACAACCCTGCTAATGCGCTGATCTTGTGCCGGGAGACGGTCCCCAATTCGGGCAGCGCTGCCAACAGCGTTGCAGCGGTAACAGGGCCGACGCCCTTGATGCTGGTCAGAATTTGCTCCTTTGCCTTCCAGAGCTCAGAGGACTGGATGAACTTGGAAATATCATCATCAAAAGAACAAATTTGCTGCTCAAGCCATTCGATGTGCCGCACAATCCCCGCGCGCACCGATTTTGGAGCGGCTGAGAGGCGGTTTTTCTCTGCCGCCTGCATGTCAACGAGCTGGCGCCTGCGTGAGATCAAAGCGGAGAGTTCGTGGGCCGCCTCGTCTTTGAGAGGTCTGATCTCCGGCTCGATCTTCTGGCCGAACAAGGCTATGACCTTTGCATCAAGCTTGTCCGTCTTGGCCAGAAGACCACACGCTTTGGCAAAATCTCGGATCTGCCTCGGGTTTACGATAACAACGGGCAGCGAAGCCGCTGAAAGCATACCGACAGCTAGCATTTCCAGGCCGCCTGTTGATTCGAAAATGACCCGTGTTGGGGCTGCTGCGAGAAGAGCTTCCGCCAACTCGGTGCAACCACTTTCGTCGTTGGAGAACCGCTTCGTAATCCCCAGAGGGAGTATGCATACGTCGAGATTCTCTTTGCTTACGTCAACTCCTGCGACAACTGATTCGTTCAGTCCCATTTTTTCCCCGTCCCTTTCTTGCGAAGATGCGGGCTATAAAGCCCGGGCAACCGTTCGGGCTGCGAAGAAAGGACATGGCGCTTTACGCTCTGTGACGGGCTTGAAGCCCTAGACACAACCAAACTGCCATGCCCGGCACAGAAAAACTAGCTGCTTGATACTGAACATACAAGACACAGAGAGCACAGAGTTTTTTTGCTTATCAGACGAAAGGCTGTCTATTGCTCAGTTTTTAGTGCTTTGTTTTGCTGCTGGATGACAATGTTTTGATATGTTTTTGATTTTCTCTGTGTCTCAGTGCCTCTGTGTTTAGCTTGTTCTTATTCCGTTGAAAGGTTTTCCCTGACATGACCCTCCAAACAATACTTCCCTACGTAACCCCGCCGGTGGTGGGGGCCGTCATCGGCTACGTGACCAACGATATCGCCATCCGGATGCTGTTCCGCCCCCTGAAGCCGTGGCGCGTTTTAGGCATCCGCGTCCCCCTAACGCCGGGGGTCATCCCGGCGGGCCGCCACGAGTTCGCCACAACCATCGGCAGCATGGTGGGGACCCATCTGGTGACGGGTGAGGATGTGGGGCGCGCCCTGAAGCGCGACAACTTCCGCCGCGAGTTGCGGGAGGCGGTGGGGGAGAAGCTCGACGGCATCCTCGACCGGGAGCTGGGCGCCGTGGGCTCCATAGTCCCGGCCGGCCTGGATTGCTGGCTCCGTGATCTGGCAGCGTCGGTGAGCCGCGAGGTGGCGGCCGGCGTCATCGGCCAGGCGGGGAACGAAACGTTCCGGAGGGAATTGGAAGCCATCATTTCGACCCTGGAGGAGCGGGTTCTTCCCCGCCAGCTGGAACGATTCCTTTCGGGCGACGGGTACGAGGCGTTGCGCTCCGGTGCCGGGGAGGCGCTGGCGGCGCTTCTCCAGTCCCGCGGGGTGAGCAGGGGAGTGGCCTCTGCCGTGGAAGACGCCCTTGAGGAATTCCTTTCGTCGGACCGCCCCCTGCGGGAGCTCCTTCCCGCCGATGGGGCTGAGTTCCTGACGGCCCAGCTGGAGGCTGCGGTGCCAGTGCTTCTCGATCAGGTGGGGGCGCTCCTGCGGACTCCGGAGTTTCGCGCGGGGCTCGAAGGGAAGCTCCAGGAGGGGTTCCAGGGATACCTGCACACCCTGAAGGGGGCTCTGGGTTTCATGGCGGGGCTCCTCAGCGCCGACAAGCTCAACTCCCTCTTTTCCGGGGTCATCGGGAACATTATGGAGGAGATCCAGCGCTGGCTCGGGGAGGAGAAAACCCGGCAGATGGTGGCGGGGTTCGCCCGGCAGCGGCTTGATGGATTTCTGGACCGTCCCCTTGCCGCCACCCTTGAAGGGGTGCCGTACCAGAGGGTGGCCGCCGCCCGGAAGCTTATCCGCAAGGGGGCCGTCGGGTTCGTCCGCAACCCCCGGACGGCGGAAATGATTCTCGCCGTGGCGGAACGTGAGGGACGGCGCCTTCTCCTGGAGGGGA
The nucleotide sequence above comes from Geobacter benzoatilyticus. Encoded proteins:
- a CDS encoding IS110 family transposase, translated to MGLNESVVAGVDVSKENLDVCILPLGITKRFSNDESGCTELAEALLAAAPTRVIFESTGGLEMLAVGMLSAASLPVVIVNPRQIRDFAKACGLLAKTDKLDAKVIALFGQKIEPEIRPLKDEAAHELSALISRRRQLVDMQAAEKNRLSAAPKSVRAGIVRHIEWLEQQICSFDDDISKFIQSSELWKAKEQILTSIKGVGPVTAATLLAALPELGTVSRHKISALAGLCPYNRDSGKHKGKRAIWGGRAAVRTVLYMATLAAIRFNPIIKAFYDRLRTAGKVHKVAITAAMRKLLVILNAMVRDNRYWNGSITSA
- a CDS encoding DUF445 family protein → MTLQTILPYVTPPVVGAVIGYVTNDIAIRMLFRPLKPWRVLGIRVPLTPGVIPAGRHEFATTIGSMVGTHLVTGEDVGRALKRDNFRRELREAVGEKLDGILDRELGAVGSIVPAGLDCWLRDLAASVSREVAAGVIGQAGNETFRRELEAIISTLEERVLPRQLERFLSGDGYEALRSGAGEALAALLQSRGVSRGVASAVEDALEEFLSSDRPLRELLPADGAEFLTAQLEAAVPVLLDQVGALLRTPEFRAGLEGKLQEGFQGYLHTLKGALGFMAGLLSADKLNSLFSGVIGNIMEEIQRWLGEEKTRQMVAGFARQRLDGFLDRPLAATLEGVPYQRVAAARKLIRKGAVGFVRNPRTAEMILAVAEREGRRLLLEGNGRPLFDRLASAEGAKRLRASLVDGIIALAGTAEVRDGMERFIAARMDEWLFRRPLGRLSARIPADARRDLEGAVYSQVEELLQKEVPPLIDALDVAGMVEEKVNSLDILKVEELLLSIMKKHFVYINLFGALLGFVMGFMNVFLARFFS